The Coprobacillus cateniformis DNA window TATCTTTCGATATAAATTCACTCAAATAGTCAAAACTTTTAACAAACCACATTTTATTGAAATGTGCTATTTTTAACTATAGTTCTTTTCAACATATTTACATTCACAATTTCAAAGATCGAATACTATATTTTCAAGTATTTTATATTTCATACTTTTTCACAATTTACTACTTGACTTTAATATAGTTGTCTTTCTGGTGGAAAATAACTTTGAATATACGAAATAATGAAAATTAATAAACATAATAAATAAGTTATTTTCAATACATCATAAACAAAGAATTGAATACTTCCCCCAATATGACTTGTCATATCAAGTCCTAAAGAAGTTAGAAGCATTCCTATAAGATCATTCAACCACTTCATACCTAGAACTTGATTTTGTATAAATAACCATAGCTGTTCCATATGATTCCTCCTTATATCGATGTTTTTCGATTTATAATATTTTATTTTTGCCACCTATTTTGGTGGCAGACTTATTTCATTTGATCTAAATAATCAATTGCAAATTGTATTCCTTCTCTTGATAGAGAATAATGTGACCATTTTCCATCTTTTCTCACATTCACAATTTTAGAATCTGTTAATATTTTCATATGATGTGATAATGTTGATTGGCTTACATCTAATATTTCTAACAATTTACAAGCACAGTGTTCTCCAGATTTTAAAATATCTAGAATTTTTAATCTATTTGGATCACAGAATGCTTTAAAAATTTTAGAATCTCTTTCATAATCTTTTTCCATATGACCACCTCACATTCATATTCTTCGATATAAGAATATCATACATATCGATAAATGTCAATATGTTTATATTTTGTTATAATATAAATTTTTCAATTTATAACTCTTATTATAAACAAGTCCTAAATCTGCACTTATTGCTTATCCTTATTTTATTTTCAGGTTCTTTTCAATCTCTCTGTTTTTTCTGAATCTATCCATTGATTGCTCAATAAGATCTTTATGTTTAAAATATTCATCTGCGTTTAATGGATTAATATATCCTGTTTCATAGGGAAAACGATCAAGCATATGATAATAATTAAGAACATAATAAACTGTAAGCATTATATATAATTCATTATTTTTTGTCATTTTCTTGTCCATAGCTTTAATTTCTCTTATTCTTTTTTCATCCACTTGTTTTATAAGTTCTTTAGGGTCTTTATAATCAATTTCTTTGAGTGATTTATCAAATTCAACGATACCAGCCAATTCCAAATCAAGGCAATTAATGACATACCTGTACCTTATGCTATTACCTTCTTCTCCAAAATATGATATAAACAGGAAAAACCATTCTTCTTTCATTGTGCATCCACTCCTTTTTTCACGACACACAATATCAAAACTTTCCTGCAATAGCTACTGAATATTTAAAAACGATTCAAAATCATATAATCATGCACAAAATGCACTATTCTTGTACAAAATACACTTTTAACGATTGATAAAGTGACTTTAACCTTCCTTTTGGATACTTTCTTTTCAGCT harbors:
- a CDS encoding ArsR/SmtB family transcription factor is translated as MEKDYERDSKIFKAFCDPNRLKILDILKSGEHCACKLLEILDVSQSTLSHHMKILTDSKIVNVRKDGKWSHYSLSREGIQFAIDYLDQMK